The genomic interval AAATTTCATAAAGGGGTGACAGTAGTCACCCTTATTTTGAATACTCATTTAGAGCAGTAGATAGAATGGAGGATTAAAATGGATAAAGATTTATTATCAATCCAACAAGTAAGAGATTTAATAAAGGCAGCAAAAGTAGCACAAAAACTTTATTCAACTTTTACACAAGAACAAATAGATAGAGTGGTTTATGCAATAGTACAAGAAATGAAAAACCACTATGTAGACCTAGCAAAAAAAGCCAATGAAGAAACAGGCTTTGGAAAATGGGAAGATAAAGTAATTAAAAATAAATTCGCAAATGAATTTGTTTATGACTATATAAAAGATATGAAAACTGTAGGTATCTTAAATGAAACAGATACTGTAACAGAAGTAGGAGTACCTATGGGAATTGTAGCAGCATTAACACCTTCTACAAACCCAACTTCAACAGCAATTTACAAGACTTTAATATCATTAAAAGCAGGAAATGCTGTTATAGTAAGTCCACACCCAAATGCAAAGAATTGTGTTATTGACACAGTTAAATTAATGCAAAAAGCTGCAGTTGCTGCAGGTGCACCAGAAGGATTAATAGGAGTTATAGAAATTCCTACATTAGAAGGAACTAATGAATTAATGAGATCTAAAGACACTTCAATAATTCTTGCAACAGGTGGAGAAGCAATGGTAAGAGCTGCATATAGCTCAGGAAGACCTGCTATTGGAGTTGGACCAGGAAATGGACCTGCTTTCATAGAAAAAACTGCAAATGTTAAAGAAGCAGTAAGAAAAATAATTGAAAGTAAAACTTTTGATAATGGAGTAATCTGTGCTTCTGAACAATCAGTAATCGTTGAACCTTGCAACAAAGAAGCAGTAATGGATGAATTTAGAAGACAAGGAGGATTCTTCTTATCTAAAGAGGAAAGTGACAAACTTGGTAAATTTATTTTAAGACCAAATGGAACTATGAATCCTCAAATAGTTGGAAAAGATGCACAAACTTTAGCTAAATTAGCAGGATTAAATATACCTTCTAATGTAAAAGTATTGTTATCTGAACAAAATACAGTTTCTAAAACAAACCCATATTCAAGAGAAAAATTAACAACAATATTAGCATTTTATGTTGAAGAAAATGCAGAAAAAGCTTGTGAAAGAGCTATAGAATTACTTGAAAATGAAGGAGAAGGACATACTCTTATAATCCACTCTGAAAATAAAGATATTATAAGAGAATTTGCTCTAAGAAAACCTGTTTCAAGAATGCTTGTTAATGTAGGAGGATCACTTGGAGGAGTTGGAGCAACAACTAACCTAGCACCAGCATTCACACTAGGATGTGGAGCAGTTGGAGGAAGTTCAACTTCAGATAACGTAAGTCCTATGAACTTAATAAACATCAGAAGAGTAGCTGTTGGAGTTAGAGAATTATCAGACTTCAAAAAAGGTAGTGACAATTCAAATTGTTGCTCAGG from Fusobacterium pseudoperiodonticum carries:
- a CDS encoding acetaldehyde dehydrogenase (acetylating) → MDKDLLSIQQVRDLIKAAKVAQKLYSTFTQEQIDRVVYAIVQEMKNHYVDLAKKANEETGFGKWEDKVIKNKFANEFVYDYIKDMKTVGILNETDTVTEVGVPMGIVAALTPSTNPTSTAIYKTLISLKAGNAVIVSPHPNAKNCVIDTVKLMQKAAVAAGAPEGLIGVIEIPTLEGTNELMRSKDTSIILATGGEAMVRAAYSSGRPAIGVGPGNGPAFIEKTANVKEAVRKIIESKTFDNGVICASEQSVIVEPCNKEAVMDEFRRQGGFFLSKEESDKLGKFILRPNGTMNPQIVGKDAQTLAKLAGLNIPSNVKVLLSEQNTVSKTNPYSREKLTTILAFYVEENAEKACERAIELLENEGEGHTLIIHSENKDIIREFALRKPVSRMLVNVGGSLGGVGATTNLAPAFTLGCGAVGGSSTSDNVSPMNLINIRRVAVGVRELSDFKKGSDNSNCCSGTTVNSEVEDMIRRIIAEYRR